One Deltaproteobacteria bacterium DNA segment encodes these proteins:
- a CDS encoding LysR family transcriptional regulator, whose protein sequence is MQKFFWKQPLISKRSIERIGAVMTEKKICARAGLRLWLETDDGVLVGKGRMELLGKVDELGSIKKAAEAMNMSYRAAWGKIKKTEGVLGEKIVDVPGGNRKGCSLTPRGRELLASFTSWQDRVLEYAKNTADEFFPWMAGKI, encoded by the coding sequence ATGCAAAAGTTTTTTTGGAAACAGCCCCTAATATCAAAAAGATCAATTGAAAGGATTGGAGCCGTCATGACAGAGAAAAAAATCTGCGCCAGGGCGGGGCTTCGCCTGTGGCTGGAAACCGACGATGGGGTGCTGGTGGGCAAGGGCCGCATGGAGCTTCTGGGCAAGGTCGACGAGCTGGGATCCATTAAAAAGGCCGCCGAGGCCATGAACATGAGCTACAGGGCGGCCTGGGGCAAAATCAAGAAGACCGAGGGCGTTCTGGGGGAGAAAATCGTGGACGTTCCGGGCGGAAACCGCAAGGGCTGCAGCCTGACCCCAAGAGGCCGTGAACTTCTGGCTTCCTTCACCTCCTGGCAGGACCGGGTTCTGGAATACGCCAAAAACACCGCTGACGAGTTTTTCCCCTGGATGGCGGGCAAAATTTAA
- a CDS encoding substrate-binding domain-containing protein: MRRNLTALTLLTALVLGLGSLALAGETLMMATTTSTQDSGLLDYLVPMFEKDTGITLRYTAVGTGKALEHGKNCDVDVLLVHAPAAEKKYVADGNGLDRRQVMYNDFVLVGPVADPAGAKGKTVAAALAAVSAKKSVFVSRGDESGTHKAEKEIWKGAGLTLPDKESWYLAAGQGMMQTIVMAGERGGYTLTDRATWIKYLSKEKGKSPLAIIVEGDSPLLNQYSVIMVNPAKCPAVKVKEAKRFLDWWVSKKTQKAIAGFTLEGKQLFFPNAGK, translated from the coding sequence ATGCGAAGAAATCTCACCGCTTTAACCCTCTTGACGGCCCTGGTCCTTGGCCTTGGCTCTTTAGCCCTTGCAGGGGAAACCCTCATGATGGCCACCACCACCAGCACCCAGGACAGCGGGCTTCTGGACTACCTGGTTCCGATGTTCGAAAAGGACACCGGCATCACCCTCCGCTATACCGCCGTCGGAACGGGAAAGGCCCTAGAGCACGGCAAGAACTGCGACGTGGACGTGCTTCTGGTCCATGCCCCGGCTGCTGAAAAAAAATACGTGGCAGACGGCAACGGCCTTGACCGCAGGCAGGTGATGTATAACGATTTCGTGCTGGTGGGGCCCGTGGCCGATCCCGCCGGAGCAAAAGGCAAAACCGTTGCCGCCGCCCTGGCCGCCGTTTCCGCCAAAAAATCGGTGTTCGTGAGCCGTGGAGACGAATCCGGCACCCACAAGGCCGAAAAAGAGATCTGGAAGGGCGCGGGCCTTACTCTTCCCGACAAGGAATCCTGGTATCTCGCAGCCGGACAGGGCATGATGCAGACCATAGTGATGGCGGGCGAACGGGGAGGCTACACCCTGACCGACCGGGCCACCTGGATAAAGTACCTTTCAAAGGAAAAGGGCAAGTCCCCCCTGGCCATCATCGTGGAAGGCGACTCTCCCCTTTTGAACCAGTACAGCGTCATCATGGTCAACCCGGCCAAGTGCCCAGCCGTAAAAGTGAAGGAAGCCAAGCGTTTTCTGGACTGGTGGGTTTCCAAAAAGACCCAGAAGGCCATTGCCGGATTCACGCTGGAAGGCAAGCAGCTTTTCTTCCCCAACGCCGGAAAATAG
- a CDS encoding ABC transporter permease has translation MDYLWEGLLTAFALLFSGDESTWSAALATVKVTALSMGISLAVGIPLGFILGYAEFPGRKGLRLCSDTLMALPTVLIGLLVYAFICRRGPLGELGLLFSLRGIAIGQAMLAIPIVASLTAQALESQDRRVRETLLTLGARRFQMAAGCLHEARHSVMVAGFNAYGRVATEVGISLMVGGNVKWQTRTITTAISLETGKGEFATGIALGLILLLMSFGVNLALSFFRQRAGQINSPRTLSVS, from the coding sequence GTGGACTACCTGTGGGAAGGACTTTTAACGGCCTTCGCCCTGCTTTTTTCAGGGGATGAATCCACCTGGAGCGCAGCCTTGGCCACGGTGAAGGTGACCGCCCTTTCAATGGGGATAAGCCTTGCCGTGGGCATTCCCCTTGGCTTTATCCTGGGCTACGCAGAGTTTCCGGGCAGAAAAGGCCTCAGGCTCTGCTCGGACACCCTGATGGCCCTTCCCACAGTTCTGATAGGGCTATTGGTCTACGCCTTCATCTGTCGGCGCGGGCCCCTTGGAGAGCTTGGTCTTCTTTTCAGTTTAAGGGGAATCGCCATCGGCCAGGCCATGCTTGCCATTCCTATAGTGGCCTCCCTTACGGCCCAGGCCCTGGAAAGCCAGGACCGGCGCGTGCGCGAAACCCTGCTCACCCTGGGCGCACGCCGTTTTCAGATGGCCGCAGGATGTCTCCACGAAGCCCGCCACTCGGTGATGGTGGCGGGCTTCAACGCCTATGGCCGGGTGGCCACCGAGGTGGGCATATCCCTCATGGTGGGCGGCAACGTAAAGTGGCAGACCCGCACCATAACCACCGCCATAAGCCTTGAAACCGGCAAGGGCGAGTTCGCCACCGGCATCGCCCTTGGGCTGATCCTGCTTCTGATGAGCTTCGGGGTAAACCTCGCCCTGTCGTTTTTCAGGCAGCGGGCGGGTCAGATCAATTCCCCAAGAACCCTGTCCGTGTCCTGA